Proteins encoded together in one Catellatospora citrea window:
- a CDS encoding AI-2E family transporter: MGRLDNFKANVRRAYEASRASARAKREQEERERHEADQPLPEPAEPAEPVHHSTSSRDDVDVPYGLRIGAAWAWRVIVLGITLIYLLQFLGKISIVIVPVLIAMLLAALLAPAVRWLNRIHVHRSLATAIVVLVGLAAVAGTLTLVINQFVNGLPDLTKNAAEGVQQIQTWLKNGPLHLTDAQMGSAIDSVTKSITTNKEALTTGAITTATTVFEVLSGLFLVIFTLFFFLRDGRVIWRFLLRLVPGQAREPLDRAGVSAWATLGAYVRATVLVAFIDAVGIGIALAALRVPFALPLAALVFLGAFIPIVGATLSGAVAVLVALVTNGPLTALLVLAAVIAIQQIEGHLLQPLIMGRAVAIHPLAVILGIAAGVVLAGIVGALIAVPLIAVLNTAIRQLAGRPQPEPDSVIVKAPPAPAA, translated from the coding sequence GTGGGTCGTTTGGACAACTTCAAGGCGAATGTGCGGCGCGCCTACGAGGCGAGCCGTGCCAGCGCCCGTGCCAAGCGGGAGCAGGAGGAGCGCGAGCGCCACGAGGCCGACCAGCCGCTGCCCGAGCCGGCCGAGCCGGCCGAGCCGGTGCACCACTCGACCAGCAGCCGCGACGACGTCGACGTGCCCTACGGGCTGCGCATCGGCGCGGCCTGGGCGTGGCGCGTCATCGTGCTGGGCATCACGCTCATCTACCTGCTGCAGTTCCTCGGGAAGATCAGCATCGTCATCGTGCCGGTGCTGATCGCGATGCTGCTCGCCGCGCTGCTCGCGCCCGCCGTGCGCTGGCTGAACCGCATACACGTGCACCGGTCGCTGGCCACCGCGATCGTGGTGCTGGTCGGGCTGGCCGCAGTCGCCGGCACGCTGACCCTGGTGATCAACCAGTTCGTCAACGGGCTGCCCGACCTGACCAAGAACGCGGCGGAGGGCGTGCAGCAGATCCAGACCTGGCTCAAGAACGGCCCGCTGCACCTGACCGACGCGCAGATGGGCAGTGCGATCGACTCGGTCACGAAGTCCATCACCACCAACAAGGAAGCCTTGACCACCGGCGCGATCACCACCGCGACGACCGTGTTCGAGGTGCTCAGCGGCCTGTTCCTGGTGATCTTCACGCTCTTCTTCTTCCTGCGTGACGGCCGCGTCATCTGGCGCTTCCTGCTGCGCCTGGTGCCGGGTCAGGCCCGCGAGCCGCTGGACCGGGCCGGGGTCTCCGCATGGGCCACGCTGGGGGCGTACGTGCGGGCCACCGTGCTGGTCGCGTTCATCGACGCGGTCGGCATCGGCATCGCGCTGGCCGCGCTGCGGGTGCCGTTCGCCCTGCCGCTGGCCGCGCTGGTGTTCCTCGGCGCGTTCATCCCGATCGTCGGCGCCACCCTGTCCGGCGCGGTCGCGGTGCTGGTCGCCCTGGTCACCAACGGCCCGCTGACGGCGCTGCTGGTGCTGGCCGCGGTCATCGCCATCCAGCAGATCGAGGGCCACCTGCTCCAGCCGCTGATCATGGGCCGGGCGGTGGCCATCCACCCGCTCGCCGTGATCCTCGGCATCGCCGCGGGCGTGGTGCTGGCCGGGATCGTGGGCGCGCTGATCGCCGTACCGCTGATCGCGGTCCTGAACACGGCGATCCGGCAGCTGGCCGGACGCCCGCAGCCGGAACCGGACTCGGTGATCGTCAAGGCGCCGCCCGCACCCGCCGCCTGA
- a CDS encoding DUF5685 family protein, producing MFGIIRPCAHSLSERLHSEWLGHLCGLCLALRDEHGQAARIVTNYDGLIISVLTQAQLASVHRRTAGPCPLRGMRTAPVADGAGARLAATVSLVLASAKLSDHAADGDGAYAHRPVAAGARLVARRWAARAHRSGLDLGLDTGVLLSAVHGQREVERAITLGGSLLTVTEPTELATAAAFAHTAVLAGRPGNAEPLAEAGRFFGRIAHLLDAVEDLAADRAAGAWNPLLATGASFAQAGVLARDAAAGIRLALDEVAFTDRKLVHRLLVHEVEHAVERTFAGADPDYYPPVVQPGKKGRRPKAPKPPGSGSCWWPQVELPPATRGPIFGCAVASWMCCTCQVCCRDPYPGPWSGLPHEGWCVGCDCSGCCEGCNCAGSCCNVCKHCDCCCDC from the coding sequence GTGTTCGGCATCATCAGACCCTGCGCGCACAGCCTGTCCGAGCGGCTGCACAGCGAATGGCTCGGCCACCTGTGCGGGCTGTGCCTGGCGCTGCGTGACGAGCACGGCCAGGCGGCCCGCATCGTCACCAACTACGACGGCCTGATCATCTCCGTGCTGACCCAGGCGCAGCTGGCGAGCGTCCATCGGCGCACCGCCGGGCCGTGCCCGCTGCGCGGCATGCGCACCGCGCCCGTGGCCGACGGCGCGGGGGCGCGGCTGGCCGCGACGGTCTCCCTGGTGCTGGCGTCGGCGAAGCTGTCCGACCACGCCGCCGACGGCGACGGCGCGTACGCCCACCGCCCGGTCGCCGCGGGCGCGCGCCTGGTCGCGCGGCGCTGGGCGGCCCGGGCCCACCGGTCCGGGCTGGACCTCGGCCTGGACACCGGCGTGCTGCTGTCCGCCGTGCACGGCCAGCGCGAAGTGGAGCGGGCGATCACCCTAGGCGGATCCCTGCTCACCGTCACCGAGCCCACCGAGCTCGCCACCGCGGCCGCGTTCGCGCACACCGCGGTGCTGGCGGGCCGGCCGGGCAACGCCGAGCCGCTGGCCGAGGCGGGCCGCTTCTTCGGCCGGATCGCCCACCTGCTCGACGCGGTCGAGGACCTCGCCGCCGACCGGGCCGCCGGGGCGTGGAACCCGCTGCTGGCCACCGGGGCGTCGTTCGCGCAGGCCGGGGTGCTGGCCAGGGACGCCGCGGCGGGCATCCGGCTGGCCCTGGACGAGGTCGCCTTCACCGATCGGAAGCTGGTGCACCGGCTGCTGGTGCACGAGGTCGAGCACGCCGTCGAGCGCACCTTCGCGGGCGCGGACCCGGACTACTACCCGCCGGTCGTCCAGCCGGGCAAGAAGGGCCGCCGGCCGAAGGCGCCGAAGCCGCCGGGCAGCGGCTCGTGCTGGTGGCCGCAGGTCGAGCTGCCGCCCGCCACCCGCGGGCCGATCTTCGGCTGCGCGGTGGCGAGCTGGATGTGCTGCACCTGCCAGGTCTGCTGCCGCGACCCCTACCCGGGCCCGTGGAGCGGCCTGCCCCACGAGGGCTGGTGCGTCGGGTGCGACTGCAGCGGTTGCTGCGAGGGCTGCAACTGCGCCGGCAGCTGCTGCAACGTGTGCAAACACTGCGACTGCTGCTGCGACTGCTGA
- a CDS encoding PPK2 family polyphosphate kinase: MADVSELLRVGSGVDLGAIDPAGTPGLPDRKAVRRDPKGWARAELVMLGEELARQQEMLFASAKVNPADQRRVLLVLQAMDCGGKDGTVKKVAGTMNPEGLRITAFGPPTAEERRHDFLWRIRRALPLPGYLGIFNRSHYEDVLVVRVRELASPRVWKPRYEMINTFERELVDSGFSLVKVMLHISYDEQRRRLLERLRDPTKYWKYNPDDVDNRAYWPAYQQAYQDVLRRCGTDHAPWHVVPADRKWYRDWAVAHLILDALKRLDLSYPPAAFDPKSETKRLEREETGSASKMNGR, encoded by the coding sequence GTGGCGGACGTGTCCGAATTGCTGCGGGTCGGGTCGGGGGTGGATCTCGGCGCGATCGATCCGGCGGGGACGCCGGGGCTGCCTGATCGGAAGGCGGTGCGGCGGGATCCGAAGGGGTGGGCGCGCGCCGAGCTGGTGATGCTGGGGGAGGAGCTGGCGCGGCAGCAGGAGATGCTGTTCGCCAGTGCCAAGGTCAATCCGGCCGACCAGCGCCGAGTCCTGCTGGTGCTGCAGGCGATGGACTGCGGGGGCAAGGACGGCACGGTCAAGAAGGTGGCCGGCACCATGAACCCGGAGGGTCTGCGGATCACCGCATTCGGGCCGCCGACGGCGGAGGAGCGCCGGCACGACTTCCTGTGGCGGATCCGCCGGGCGCTGCCGCTGCCGGGATACCTCGGCATCTTCAACCGCTCGCACTACGAGGACGTGCTCGTCGTGCGGGTGCGCGAGCTGGCGTCGCCGCGGGTGTGGAAACCCCGCTACGAAATGATCAACACCTTCGAACGTGAGCTTGTCGACAGCGGGTTCTCGCTGGTCAAGGTGATGCTGCACATCTCGTACGACGAGCAGCGCCGCCGCCTGCTGGAGCGCCTGCGCGACCCCACGAAGTACTGGAAGTACAACCCGGACGACGTGGACAACCGCGCCTACTGGCCCGCGTACCAGCAGGCTTATCAGGACGTCCTCCGGCGGTGTGGGACTGATCACGCCCCCTGGCATGTGGTCCCGGCGGACCGGAAGTGGTACCGCGATTGGGCCGTGGCGCACCTCATCCTCGATGCCTTGAAACGCCTGGATCTGAGCTATCCGCCGGCTGCCTTCGACCCGAAATCAGAGACGAAGCGCCTGGAACGTGAGGAAACGGGCAGCGCGTCGAAGATGAACGGTAGGTGA
- a CDS encoding PrsW family intramembrane metalloprotease, protein MSDLPTPGTAPGDRDGGPAAPWPPLPEWQQPAPAYTWQAPESSGPTAPPSTPDGPANIPAGPALAPITPEPAAPASAPGAPPAAGPAMPPSTAGFGLPPVLPEPSLPLKRPRRWLPLLLAIVVVGGSALGMLGYLGWKIGPLAFAVGLSAALLPVPVLVAAFLWLDRYEPEPPRLLVISFLWGAFPATLLALGVNSFFSGALNVVTLPDAVVATVVAPFIEELGKAAFPLWILWRRRRELSGITDGIVYCGLSGVGFAMVENILYLGGHGFYSGNEQWGPYSGAQLVFGMFLVRILMSGFAHPLFTSMTGIGIGIAARSASSWVRWCAPVGGLLLAMTLHGSWNLMATLAAEISPYFFLYGYIAVMVPVFLSMIGVALWVRAREGRLALQVLPAYAAAGWLTPPEVAAMGTLSRRHAARVWARRVAGDPGRKAMKEFQFAATRLALVRDGMNRGLDENPVDRDRSIAEERDLLRVLSTTRAVFVGRDPQVPPAFFDGTAYRMTFPDGVTRTVPMPAEPVVPVPVLLPPPAPAYPAYPPMPGYPYPPQPYYPPQAV, encoded by the coding sequence ATGTCCGACCTCCCGACTCCTGGGACCGCACCCGGCGACCGCGACGGCGGCCCGGCCGCACCGTGGCCGCCGCTGCCGGAATGGCAGCAGCCCGCACCGGCATACACGTGGCAGGCGCCGGAGTCATCCGGACCGACCGCGCCGCCGTCCACGCCGGACGGGCCCGCCAACATCCCGGCCGGACCTGCGCTCGCTCCGATCACGCCGGAACCGGCCGCACCCGCGTCGGCGCCGGGAGCGCCGCCGGCAGCCGGGCCGGCCATGCCGCCGAGCACTGCCGGGTTCGGTCTGCCGCCTGTGCTGCCGGAGCCGTCGCTGCCGCTCAAGCGGCCCCGGCGCTGGCTGCCGCTGCTGCTGGCGATCGTCGTCGTCGGCGGCTCCGCCTTGGGCATGCTCGGCTACCTGGGTTGGAAGATCGGGCCGCTGGCGTTCGCGGTCGGCCTGTCCGCGGCGCTGCTGCCGGTGCCCGTGCTGGTAGCCGCGTTCCTCTGGCTCGACCGGTACGAGCCGGAGCCGCCGAGACTGCTGGTGATCAGCTTCCTGTGGGGCGCGTTCCCGGCGACGCTGCTGGCGCTCGGCGTCAACTCGTTCTTCTCCGGCGCTCTGAACGTGGTGACCCTGCCGGACGCGGTCGTCGCCACGGTCGTCGCGCCGTTCATCGAGGAGCTGGGCAAGGCGGCGTTCCCGCTGTGGATCCTGTGGCGCCGCCGCCGCGAGCTGTCCGGCATCACCGACGGCATCGTCTACTGCGGCCTGTCCGGGGTCGGTTTCGCCATGGTGGAGAACATCCTCTACCTGGGCGGGCACGGCTTCTACTCCGGTAACGAGCAGTGGGGGCCGTACTCCGGGGCGCAGCTGGTCTTCGGCATGTTCCTGGTCCGGATCCTGATGTCCGGGTTCGCCCACCCGCTGTTCACCTCGATGACCGGCATCGGCATCGGCATCGCCGCGCGCTCGGCCAGCAGCTGGGTGCGCTGGTGCGCGCCGGTGGGCGGGCTGCTGCTGGCGATGACGCTGCACGGCTCGTGGAACCTGATGGCCACGCTGGCGGCCGAGATCAGCCCCTACTTCTTCCTGTACGGCTACATCGCGGTCATGGTGCCGGTGTTCCTGTCGATGATCGGTGTCGCGCTGTGGGTGCGGGCCCGCGAGGGCCGGCTGGCGTTGCAGGTGCTGCCCGCGTACGCCGCGGCCGGCTGGCTCACCCCGCCCGAGGTGGCGGCCATGGGCACGCTGTCGCGCCGGCACGCCGCCCGGGTCTGGGCGAGGCGGGTCGCCGGGGATCCGGGCCGCAAGGCCATGAAGGAGTTCCAGTTCGCGGCCACCCGGCTCGCGCTGGTGCGCGACGGCATGAACCGCGGTCTCGACGAGAACCCGGTCGACCGGGACCGCAGCATCGCCGAGGAGCGTGACCTGCTGCGGGTGCTGAGCACCACGCGGGCGGTGTTCGTGGGACGCGACCCGCAGGTGCCGCCGGCCTTCTTCGACGGCACGGCATACCGGATGACGTTCCCGGACGGGGTGACCCGCACGGTGCCCATGCCCGCCGAGCCGGTGGTGCCGGTGCCGGTGCTGCTGCCCCCGCCCGCACCCGCGTATCCGGCGTATCCGCCGATGCCGGGGTACCCGTACCCGCCGCAGCCGTACTACCCGCCGCAGGCGGTCTGA
- a CDS encoding aminotransferase class V-fold PLP-dependent enzyme: MTTIAQRPCSVVETADITPVRVSDPELAVLGVPGQINLDYAATAPCLRAAADAVTALLPWYGSVHRGAGALSQRCTLEYERARQTVGDFVGARADDHVVFTRNTTDALNLLAHALPAGTTVITYAGEHHANLLPWPNAVRLPVPASPDAAVRYLAAALAEVRRGNADGRILVAVTGASNVTGELWPVAQLALIAHRFGARIVLDAAQLAPHVPIDVSTLDVDYVALSGHKLYAPFGAGVLVGRGDWLDEAPPYLAGGGATSGVGDATHDVRWTTGPARHEAGTPNLLGAVALAAVCATLEAADRYALHAEEQRLLAKLRAGLAELPDVAELRTFDADAARIGVVSFAVRGRDSADIAGRLAREHQIGVRDGLFCAHPLARRLLGEASVRAGWDGVPATALRASIGIGTTDADVDTFLGALRTIV; encoded by the coding sequence ATGACCACGATCGCCCAACGACCCTGCAGCGTCGTCGAGACGGCCGACATCACACCCGTACGCGTGAGCGACCCCGAATTGGCCGTGCTCGGCGTGCCCGGCCAGATCAACCTCGACTACGCCGCCACCGCGCCCTGCCTGCGCGCCGCCGCCGACGCGGTCACCGCGCTGCTCCCCTGGTACGGCTCCGTGCACCGGGGCGCGGGCGCGCTGTCGCAGCGCTGCACGCTGGAGTACGAACGCGCCCGGCAGACGGTCGGCGACTTCGTCGGCGCGCGCGCCGACGATCACGTCGTGTTCACCCGCAACACCACCGACGCGCTGAACCTGCTCGCCCACGCGCTGCCCGCGGGCACCACCGTGATCACCTACGCCGGCGAGCACCACGCCAACCTGCTGCCCTGGCCCAACGCGGTGCGCCTGCCGGTGCCCGCCTCGCCCGACGCCGCAGTGCGCTACCTGGCCGCCGCGCTGGCCGAGGTGCGCCGCGGCAACGCCGACGGCCGGATCCTGGTCGCGGTGACCGGCGCCAGCAACGTCACCGGCGAGCTGTGGCCGGTCGCGCAGCTGGCCCTGATCGCGCACCGGTTCGGGGCGCGGATCGTGCTCGACGCCGCGCAGCTCGCCCCGCACGTGCCCATCGACGTGTCCACGCTGGACGTCGACTACGTGGCGCTGTCGGGGCACAAGCTCTACGCCCCGTTCGGCGCGGGCGTGCTCGTCGGCCGGGGCGACTGGCTCGACGAGGCCCCGCCCTACCTGGCGGGCGGCGGGGCGACCAGCGGCGTCGGCGACGCCACCCACGACGTACGGTGGACCACCGGCCCGGCCCGGCATGAGGCGGGCACCCCCAACCTGCTCGGCGCGGTCGCCCTGGCGGCCGTGTGCGCCACCCTGGAGGCCGCCGACCGGTACGCGCTGCACGCCGAGGAGCAGCGCCTGCTGGCGAAGCTGCGCGCCGGGCTGGCCGAGCTGCCGGACGTCGCCGAGCTGCGCACCTTCGACGCGGACGCGGCCCGGATCGGTGTGGTGTCGTTCGCGGTGCGCGGCCGCGACTCCGCCGACATCGCCGGGCGGCTGGCCCGGGAGCACCAGATCGGGGTGCGCGACGGCCTGTTCTGCGCCCACCCGCTGGCCCGCCGCCTGCTCGGCGAGGCGTCGGTGCGGGCCGGCTGGGACGGCGTGCCGGCGACCGCATTGCGGGCCAGCATCGGCATCGGCACCACCGACGCCGACGTGGACACCTTCCTCGGCGCGCTGCGCACCATCGTCTGA
- a CDS encoding GroES family chaperonin: MTLNPATAETGLPIRLLHDRVLVKQEAAEGERRSSAGLVIPATASVGTRLSWATAVGVGPHVRAIQVGDRVLFDPDERSEVELHGEAYVLLRERDVHAVAASRVEPDATGLYL, from the coding sequence GTGACACTCAACCCAGCCACCGCCGAGACCGGCCTGCCGATCCGTCTGCTGCACGACCGGGTGCTGGTCAAGCAGGAGGCGGCCGAGGGGGAGCGGCGCTCGTCCGCGGGCCTGGTCATCCCGGCCACCGCCTCGGTCGGGACGCGGCTGTCCTGGGCCACCGCCGTCGGCGTCGGCCCGCACGTGCGTGCGATCCAGGTCGGCGACCGGGTGCTGTTCGATCCGGACGAGCGCTCCGAGGTGGAACTGCACGGCGAGGCATACGTGCTGCTGCGCGAACGCGACGTGCACGCGGTCGCGGCCTCGCGCGTGGAGCCCGACGCCACCGGCCTGTACCTGTAA
- a CDS encoding ATP-dependent DNA helicase encodes MVPNQAARWKTVGASRYGQSVPPKKKRTRDHSALDLLEAAVGAVPGGSARPGQQAMTAAISTAIESGDHLLVQAGTGTGKSLAYLAPALTVEGPVVISTATLALQSQLVEKDLPRIGKAISPLLGREPTFALLKGRHHYVCLAKLEHSDEQDPQDSLFDAGSSGSGVKWLGESGRLGKQIERIRDWAMESDTGDRDELDPGVDDTAWRMVSTPARECVGAARCPYGPECFAELSRARAREADVVVTNHSLLSVDMMAGRHIVPEHKLLIIDEAHELADRVSSAAQAELTPDAVDRTARAARPYVEGEEYQSLVEAADALTVGLAETPAGRITGKLPTGIVEACTLLDGATRRGLSRIGEIKADDPDPVRKQQAKSLLDEVSKTAQRLLEDNEHDVAWVEHEPRRALVVAPLSVAGLLGEKLYEDRTVIATSATLTLGGNFDTLARSLGLPVSPKTAAKPGAPPESASGPGWKSLDVGSPFDYPKQGILYVAAHLPRPAASGLPDATGAELLALVEALGGRTLGLFSSRKAAQQAAELLRAKTNLTVLLQGDEALPLLVRKFREDRNSCLLGVMSLWQGVDVPGDACQLVVIDRLPFPRPDEPLASARSAAVDEGGGSGFAAVSVPIAAIRLAQGVGRLIRSTSDKGVVAVLDSRLETARGYGAFLRASLPPFWYTTKQEIVLKSLKRLSES; translated from the coding sequence ATGGTCCCAAATCAGGCGGCGCGGTGGAAGACCGTCGGTGCCAGCCGGTACGGTCAGTCGGTGCCGCCGAAGAAGAAGCGAACACGTGACCACAGCGCCCTCGACCTGCTCGAGGCCGCTGTCGGCGCGGTGCCCGGCGGCTCGGCCCGGCCCGGCCAGCAGGCCATGACCGCGGCCATCTCCACCGCCATCGAGTCCGGCGACCACCTGCTGGTGCAGGCCGGCACCGGCACCGGCAAGTCGCTGGCCTACCTCGCCCCCGCGCTGACCGTCGAAGGGCCTGTCGTCATCTCGACGGCCACGCTCGCGCTGCAGTCGCAGCTGGTCGAGAAGGACCTGCCGCGCATCGGCAAGGCGATCTCCCCGCTGCTCGGTCGCGAGCCGACGTTCGCCCTGCTCAAGGGCCGTCATCACTACGTGTGCCTGGCGAAGCTGGAGCACTCCGACGAGCAGGACCCGCAGGACTCGCTGTTCGACGCGGGCTCCAGTGGCAGCGGGGTGAAGTGGCTCGGTGAGTCGGGCCGCCTCGGCAAGCAGATCGAGCGCATCCGCGACTGGGCGATGGAGAGCGACACCGGCGACCGCGACGAGCTCGACCCGGGGGTCGACGACACGGCCTGGCGCATGGTGTCGACCCCGGCGCGGGAGTGCGTCGGCGCGGCCCGCTGCCCATACGGGCCGGAGTGCTTCGCGGAGCTGTCGCGGGCCCGCGCCCGCGAGGCCGACGTGGTGGTCACCAACCACTCGCTGCTGTCGGTCGACATGATGGCCGGGCGGCACATCGTGCCCGAGCACAAACTCCTGATCATCGACGAGGCCCACGAGCTGGCCGACCGGGTCTCCAGCGCCGCGCAGGCCGAGCTGACCCCCGACGCGGTGGACCGCACGGCCCGCGCCGCCCGCCCCTACGTGGAGGGCGAGGAGTACCAGTCCCTGGTCGAGGCCGCCGACGCGCTGACCGTCGGGCTGGCCGAGACCCCGGCCGGGCGGATCACCGGCAAGCTGCCGACGGGCATCGTCGAGGCCTGCACGCTGCTCGACGGGGCGACCCGGCGCGGGCTCTCCCGGATCGGCGAGATCAAGGCCGACGACCCCGACCCGGTGCGCAAGCAGCAGGCCAAGTCGCTGCTCGACGAGGTCTCCAAGACCGCCCAGCGGCTGCTGGAGGACAACGAGCACGACGTCGCCTGGGTGGAGCACGAGCCGCGCCGGGCCCTGGTCGTCGCGCCGCTGTCGGTCGCCGGCCTGCTCGGCGAGAAGCTGTACGAGGACCGCACCGTCATCGCCACCTCGGCCACGCTGACCCTCGGCGGCAACTTCGACACCCTCGCCCGCTCGCTGGGCCTGCCGGTGAGCCCCAAGACCGCGGCCAAGCCCGGCGCGCCGCCGGAGTCGGCCTCCGGGCCGGGCTGGAAGTCGCTCGACGTCGGGTCCCCGTTCGACTATCCGAAGCAGGGCATCCTCTACGTCGCCGCGCACCTGCCCCGGCCCGCCGCGTCGGGCCTGCCGGACGCGACCGGGGCGGAGCTGCTGGCGCTGGTCGAGGCGCTCGGTGGACGTACCCTCGGGCTCTTCTCCTCCCGCAAGGCCGCGCAGCAGGCCGCGGAGCTGCTGCGGGCCAAGACGAACCTGACCGTGCTGCTGCAGGGCGACGAGGCGCTGCCGCTGCTGGTCCGCAAGTTCCGCGAGGACCGCAACAGCTGCCTGCTCGGCGTCATGTCGCTGTGGCAGGGCGTGGACGTGCCGGGCGACGCCTGCCAACTGGTCGTCATCGACCGGCTGCCGTTCCCGCGCCCGGACGAGCCGCTGGCCTCGGCCCGCTCGGCGGCGGTCGACGAGGGCGGCGGCTCGGGCTTCGCCGCGGTGAGCGTGCCGATCGCGGCGATCCGGCTGGCCCAGGGCGTGGGCCGGCTGATCCGCTCCACCTCGGACAAGGGCGTCGTCGCCGTCCTCGACTCCCGCCTGGAGACGGCCCGCGGCTACGGCGCCTTCCTCCGCGCCAGCCTCCCGCCCTTCTGGTACACCACCAAGCAGGAAATCGTCCTCAAGTCCCTCAAGCGCCTCAGCGAGAGCTGA
- a CDS encoding DUF402 domain-containing protein, whose product MGVVRVEIRKFDGSAHRAFPATLLGRDEHGTWLGIPSGTVSDTGKVYEIPGVVLVPHTGWWTAMFNAAPRNTSLYCDITTPATWNDDTVTVTDLDLDVRKIRLTGEVQLVDEDEFAVHQAKFGYPEEVVKQARDAAQWLLEAVRTNQEPFTTHFHRWLAHVSP is encoded by the coding sequence ATGGGCGTCGTACGGGTGGAGATCCGCAAGTTCGACGGGAGTGCGCACCGGGCCTTCCCGGCCACCCTGCTCGGCCGCGACGAGCACGGCACGTGGCTGGGCATCCCGAGCGGCACGGTGAGCGACACCGGCAAGGTGTACGAGATCCCCGGCGTGGTCCTCGTCCCGCACACCGGCTGGTGGACGGCCATGTTCAACGCCGCCCCCCGCAACACGTCCCTCTACTGCGACATCACCACCCCCGCGACCTGGAACGACGACACCGTCACCGTCACCGACCTCGACCTCGACGTACGCAAGATCCGCCTGACCGGCGAGGTGCAGTTGGTCGACGAGGACGAGTTCGCCGTGCACCAGGCCAAGTTCGGCTACCCCGAAGAGGTCGTCAAGCAGGCCCGCGACGCCGCCCAGTGGCTGCTCGAAGCCGTCCGCACCAACCAGGAACCCTTCACCACCCACTTCCACCGCTGGCTCGCCCACGTCTCCCCCTGA